The following is a genomic window from Geoalkalibacter halelectricus.
GCGCATTTCTTTCATTTTTTCTAAGGTTTGATTGTTGTTCATTTCAAAATAGGATTAAAGTTTAAGTTTGATTATTGGTAATAATGAGCTCCTCTTATGTTTTCGTGAAAAGGAATTTGTACTTGTATCGTATGTTCTTCAAGGGGTTGCTTGTCAAGACTTTTATCCAAAATACTGTAGACGCTTTGATACGAATGAGTTTTATAGTAAAGGGCTCGCTTGCAGGCATTATTAAGGCGTTGTTTACTTGTTGCTGAGCAGCGCCGACTTGTAGACCTCGCGCGGATGGACGATGCTCGCGGTCATGGACCCCACCGATACCAGATCGTAGCAGAGAATGCGATTTTTGGAATCGAGGTGCAGGGCCACGAAATGCTCCTTGGTTTCTTGCGCCAGATCACCGAACAGGTTGAAGACCGCCTCCGAGGAATGCACCCGAGCGCGCACCCAGGGCGGAGCCTTTTCGCGAATGGTGACCGTGTGAAACACCGCCTTGATGCAGCGCAGGCGGATGGCTCGGGTTTGCTGGTCAGCCGCTTCCAGTGGTCGGGAAAACAGATCAAGAGTCATGGGCGTGTCTCCCTGGGGGCGAACACGCCTCCCCCTTGGGGGGCAGGTGTCGCCCCCGGCAAGGGTTTACTTGATGTTTTTTTAAGCCTGGGCTCTTTCAGCCGCAGACGCT
Proteins encoded in this region:
- a CDS encoding JAB domain-containing protein is translated as MTLDLFSRPLEAADQQTRAIRLRCIKAVFHTVTIREKAPPWVRARVHSSEAVFNLFGDLAQETKEHFVALHLDSKNRILCYDLVSVGSMTASIVHPREVYKSALLSNK